The Camelus dromedarius isolate mCamDro1 chromosome 1, mCamDro1.pat, whole genome shotgun sequence genome has a window encoding:
- the FGFRL1 gene encoding fibroblast growth factor receptor-like 1 gives MTPSPALLLLLPLPMLLGALPPAAAARGPPRMADKVVPRQVARLGRTVRLQCPVEGDPPPLTMWTKDGRTVHGGWSRFRVLPQGLKVKEVEREDAGAYVCKATNGFGSLSVNYTLIVMDDTSPGRESAGHEGSPGDQEDPASKQWARPRFTQPSKMRRRVIARPVGSSVRLKCVASGHPRPDIMWMKDDQALTRPEAGEHRKKKWTLSLKNLRPEDSGKYTCRVSNRAGAINATYKVDVIQRTRSKPVLTGTHPVNTTVDFGGTTSFQCKVRSDVKPVIQWLKRVEYGAEGRYNSTIDVGGQKFVVLPTGDVWSRPDGSYLNKLLITRARQDDAGMYICLGANTMGYSFRSAFLTVLPDPKPPGPPVAPSSSTTSLPWPVVIGIPAGAVFILGTVLLWLCQAKKKPCAPTPAPPVPGHRAPVTARDRSGDKDLPAPTTLSATSGVGLCEDLGPPAAPQHLLGLGSAAGPKLYPKLYTDTLTHTHSHTHSHVEGKVHQHQHIHYQC, from the exons GCCCCCCAAGGATGGCGGACAAGGTAGTCCCACGGCAGGTGGCTCGGCTGGGCCGCACCGTTCGGCTGCAGTGCCCTGTGGAGGGGGACCCGCCGCCACTGACCATGTGGACCAAGGATGGCCGGACGGTCCATGGCGGCTGGAGCCGCTTCCGAGTGCTGCCACAGGGGCTGAAGGTCAAGGAGGTGGAGCGGGAGGACGCCGGCGCCTACGTGTGCAAGGCCACCAATGGCTTCGGCAGCCTCAGCGTCAACTACACCCTCATCGTGATGG ATGACACCAGCCCAGGAAGGGAGAGTGCGGGGCATGAGGGCTCCCCTGGGGACCAGGAAGACCCAGCCAGCAAACAGTGGG CTCGGCCCCGCTTCACACAGCCCTCCAAGATGAGGCGCCGGGTGATTGCACGGCCCGTGGGCAGCTCCGTGCGGCTCAAGTGCGTCGCCAGCGGGCATCCACGGCCGGACATCATGTGGATGAAGGATGACCAGGCCTTGACGCGCCCCGAGGCTGGAGAGCACAGGAAGAAGAAGTGGACGCTGAGCCTGAAGAACCTGCGTCCGGAAGACAGCGGCAAGTATACCTGCCGTGTGTCGAACCGCGCCGGTGCCATCAACGCCACCTACAAGGTGGATGTGATCC AGCGGACGCGCTCCAAGCCTGTCCTCACGGGCACACATCCAGTGAACACGACGGTGGACTTTGGGGGCACAACGTCCTTCCAGTGCAAAGTGCGCAGCGACGTGAAGCCGGTGATCCAGTGGCTGAAACGTGTGGAGTATGGAGCCGAGGGCCGCTATAACTCCACCATCGATGTGGGCGGCCAGAAGTTCGTGGTGCTGCCCACGGGCGACGTGTGGTCGCGGCCCGACGGCTCCTACCTCAACAAGCTGCTCATCACTCGCGCCCGCCAGGACGACGCGGGCATGTACATCTGCCTGGGCGCCAACACCATGGGCTACAGCTTCCGCAGCGCCTTCCTCACGGTGCTTCCTG ACCCAAAGCCGCCAGGGCCACCCGTGGCTCCTTCGTCCTCGACCACTAGCCTCCCGTGGCCAGTGGTCATTGGCATCCCGGCCGGCGCCGTTTTCATCCTGGGCACTGTGCTCCTGTGGCTCTGCCAGGCCAAGAAGAAGCCGTGTGCTCCCACGCCTGCCCCTCCCGTGCCGGGACACCGTGCACCCGTGACGGCTCGTGACCGCAGCGGGGACAAGGACCTGCCCGCCCCCACCACCCTCAGCGCCACCTCTGGTGTGGGGCTTTGTGAGGACCTCGGGCCCCCGGCAGCCCCTCAGCATCTGCTGGGCCTGGGCTCAGCTGCTGGCCCCAAGCTTTACCCCAAACTCTACACGGACACGCTCActcacacgcactcacacacgcACTCACATGTGGAGGGCAAGGTCCACCAGCATCAGCACATCCACTACCAGTGCTAG